The Biomphalaria glabrata chromosome 1, xgBioGlab47.1, whole genome shotgun sequence sequence ACTTGATGTAAAGATAGCTATTATCTTTCCTTTCTTTATAGATAAATTTCTGCACTAGAAAAGTGTTTAAGTCTTTTCTGGATACGATGACCATCAGTTCTGTTCTCCCCTTTTAAGTGTgtataaatctttttaaaaaaatatatttagatacATGAATAAAATGAACTTAAGATTTATTACAATTATGTAcagattttaaatattaatgtggGCATATACAAACTACAaagtgaaattacaaaatgttaaaGGATTTTTAAGATATATCTGAACTGACTTATATCTATTTGCTTTTGCCATTCTATCATTCTGTAATGACTAAATGTCCCCGTGACTCCTCTTTCATCCATCAGCCTTTATCCTCATTCCCATTCGACATGTACTATAGTATCTTAGTCAGAGCACATTTGGTACATGGTATTGTATTAGCCAGTACATTAACACGCAAGTCATATTTTGTCGAGGTTTACAAAcattgtgaaaaaaacaacaacaaactagcCACCTTGTGACGTGTATCCGATATACAATCTAAAGGAAGGGTTGATAacttatgtattttttaaaaggtagatgataatttttaattctttttccaTTGGAGAGTCAAATTTTTCTAAGATTTCCACTCAAcacaaaataaattcaaatgACGGAAGCATTCTACTTTCACTCTACGACtgcttaaaatatatttaaaaaccaaACTAACAAGCGGTTGTAAAGGAGAATTGATACGAAGATCAGAGGTGTAGTAAGAGAGGGAGAAGCAATgggggcacgatgccccgggcGCCACCCTCATGGGGACCCCACAAGCAGCCTGTATTTCTATGCGATGTTAATGAAAAATGAAGGGGGCGCCAATAATGTACTTTTCcccgcacgttttgctcactacgcctctgacaAAGATCAACTGTCAAACAATGAGATCTTGTCACAATTATTTTAGATCCATTCTGAAGTTCAATTTAACGACCTTGATCCTACCTCGTTTATCTTGCAACATCTCCAATagaattaaacgaaataatttccGACAGTTGTCTATGGGCTAATGGTTTAAGTTTAAGACGTGATTGGAAATGTTGTTTGAACCTATTACCTTGTTTTAAACATAATGTGTGCATAAACGCTGAATTTATTTTGTATCCTAGCCAAAGCCTGGCCGCTGATCGTAGAAGGACCTCATAACATCACCCAGTTTGCTGGTTCTAACGTGTCCTTCCAATGTAAGGTCCTGAATGACCCGAAGCCAAGCATCAAATGGCAGAAAGTGAAAAGGGACGACGAGGATAAAAAGGATGTagaggatgtaagtgttaacaTAGATTTAAGTCTCCTCCCCCTAAGCACGTTTGGGTAAGGATAGGGTTTGGAACCACTGGCATGTATATATAAGCTCTGACCAGAGAGTTTAGTGCAGAGAGAATGTGATCAGTGCATTGAATATGTAAAAATGTCAGTGCAGGTAGAAAGGGATAAGTTCAGTCAGATAGAAAGGGATAAGTTCAGTCAGATAGAAAGGGATAAGTTCAGTCAGATAGAAAGGTATAAGTTAAGTCAGATAGAAAGGGATAAGTTCAGTCAGATAGAAAGGGATAAGTTCAGTCAGATAGAAAGGGATAAGTTCAGTCAAATAAAAAGGGATAAGTTCAGTGTAGAAAGAAAGTAATAAGTTCAGTCAGATAGAAAGGGATAAGTTCAGTCAGAAAGAAAGGGATAAGTTCAGTGCAGGTAGAACGTAATAAGTTCAGTCAGATAGAAAGGGATAAGTTCAGTGCAGATAGAAAGGGATAAGTTCAGTCAGATAGAAAGGGATAAGTTCAGTCAAATAGAAAGGGATAAGTTCAGTCAGATAGAAAGGGATAAGTTCAGTCAGATAGAAAGGGATAAGTTCAGTCAGATAGAAAGGGATAAGTTCAGCCAGATAGAAAGGGATAAGTTCAGTCAGATAGAAAGCGATAAGTTCAGTCAGATAGAAAGGGATAAGTTCAGTCAGATAGAAAGGGATAAGTTCAGTCAGATAGAAAGGGATAAGTTCAGTCAGATAGAAAGGGATAAGTTCAGTCAGATAGAAAGGGATAAGTTCAGTCAGATAGAAAGGGATAAGTTCAGTCAGATAGAAAGGGATTAGTTCAGTACAGGTAGAAAGGGATACACTCAGTCAGAAAGAAAAGGATAAGTTCAGTGCAGATAGAAGTTCAGTCAGATAGAAAGGGATAAGTTCAGTCAGATAAAAAGGGATAAGTTCAGTgtagaaaaaaagtaataagCTCAGTCAGAAAGTAAGTGATAAGTTTAGTGTAGAAAGAAATTAATAAGTTCAGTGCAGGTAGAAAGGGATAAGTCCAGTGTAGAAAGAAAGTAATAAGTTCAGTCAGATAGAAAGGGACAAGTTCAGTCAGATAGAAAGGGATAAGTTCAGTGCAGGTAGAAAGGGACAAGTTCAGTCAGATAGAAAGGGATAAGTTCAGTCAGATAGAAAGGGATAAGCTCAGTGAGGTAGAAAGAGATAAGTTCAGCGTAGAAAGAAAGTAATAAATTTagtcagaaagaaagaaagtaatAAATTTAGTGCAGGTAGAAAGAGATACATTCAGTGCAGGTAGAAAGGGATAAGCTCAGTGCAGGCacataagcattttttttctctgcatGGTCAGACGagtagatttgtaaaaaaaaaatcactatgTTGTAAATACTATTATCTCCAGAAATCTTATCGCAAAAAAACGTATTTCTTTTCTTCTAGACGTACTCGCCTTGTACCAATATTCGGATAAAATCACAGTTCCGTCGATTCTTTTACTGTCCAGTATTCTGATCATTCATTGAATGACCTCTGCTTCACTCTTAGTCATGTCCTAAAAGTACGACGTATTCTAAACATGTTAACTTCGTAGCCTTTTCTTCAAGTTAACGCAaatctctatttcctttcaGATTCTCGTCAATTCTCCCAATCTCGAAGTCCTCACGTTCACCAACATCCAGAGAGCGGACGAAGGGAGGTACAGGTGTGTGATTGGCAATGTCTGGGGCATGAAGACTGTCGATGCTTATCTCAAAGTTTTAGAACCTGTCGTCATCCCCACCAGTAAGTAACAAGCAGTTCAAGAACAGTTCCATCAGTGCACGGGAAATGTATCAATGCTTGATAACAGCTATCACTAGAGTCAATAGAGATTACATTGTTGCTTACTTTGGTATTTAGTTCAGGAATTCTAGGCCTACATCTTGATGAAATTATTTGACCTAAATGTGAACCTTTTTTGGGGTACTTTTAATAGAAGATTTGAAATCAGCTATAAAGTTAATCCGAAAATCGGTATATTAATATTCAGCTACATTAATATACTTACAccttttaataaatttaaactaTACAACAATTCGATAGAGTTACTTATCGTCCATACCGCTTAGAAGTAACATAGGACCTTATCTAAACTCCCTTTCATCTTTGTGAAAGATCTAGGACCGAATGTCTCCCTATTCCCATACAAGAAGTATTCTTCATCTAAACATGTGccagctctctctctttcacacccGTGTATATTATGAAGCAAGACGCGACATTCAGGGCCGTTCTAGCCAATCACATGACTATTGAAATTCCACCCAATAAATAATCTTTTTGGTCGGTCGTGTTCGCTAGTCCCCCAATCTGACTTTCCCCACCCCATCACATGCATGTTCAGCATCGGACTTaataaagacaaaacaaaaagacgcTCGGTACTGTCAATTATTACCCTATATTTAATTCAccattttctctcatttaaaaataGTGTACCTAATTCTGACATTATATGTAACATTTAGGCAAATTTCATTGTCTTATCACATTATTGTTAACGTGTAAACATGTTTACATCATTCCCAGTGCCACCTAGATCCAACAGTGACAAGTCTATTTCCATGAATGAAGACTTCTTCAGCAACAGGAATGACCATTCGTATTCCGAAGCAGACGACGAGTTTGATTCCGACCAGTTTTTTGAAACAACGAAAGGCCCCAAGAAAAATCGCAACAAAGACAAAAAGGGACATAACAAAGACAAAAAGGGACATAAGAAAGATAAGAAGACAGATAAAAAGGAGAAAGACAAGATGCGAATTTTCGAAGAGGAGGAGGAAAGATATCTGGCTACGACTTTCGCCACGACCAGCAACACAATTACAATCTGGTCATTCAACGACGATCTCAACGCGGGAGACGAGTTGATGACATCCCCCACGTCTGACGAGGACAGCTCTAAAATGGCCTCCACTATACCTCCCAAGGCCGGCCATGCCAGTGTACACAAAGGTACCATCAGCTCATGGACTATTTATACGATTGTTGGGGCTGTCGGAGGAGTGATCTTGTTGATTGGTTTGATCGCAATCACTTTGACCGTGTGTTGTCAAAGAGAGGAAGGGGGGATCTATAAGTCAACTCCGGTTTGACATGCTACAAGTAGGTATGCCAGATTTTGCCCAGATTAAGTGTCAAAAAAATCGACTCAAATTATTTTGTCAtcctaaaaattttgtttttgttgtctgCTATACACAAATTAAATTTACGACACATTGTCCAGAATAACCTCTGCATTTGAATGACTATAAACGATTTCAAACAGGCATAGGCTTTCCGTTTAATCAAATAACTATTGCCAGATTTACTAATGGAAAGAAAGAATGGCATTTCTGGAGTAGTATGCCAAGTAGGCTgtcacaaatgattttttttttttaaatagcttccCAAACTATTATATTATGTGGACCACTCATTTTAATCTAGTGTATTTTGCAGAAACAAAGTCCTAATATTTGTTATTAAATTCATTGCATAAtgcccagatttttttttattgaaagagGGGAGGAgagttaaaaaaattttttttttggtgtaaatTTGAGAGAAGTCTGTCTATGAATGAATTGTTTGTAAAAACGTTAACTACGAACGCGCtataatttaatgaatgaatgcTACAGATGACTGAGTGTAATCTAGTTTGATTATTAGAGTATACAACAATCACAAAACCCTTGTTCATAATGATGTATTTACAATAGATGTGTGTTACAGTGACTTACTGAATGAGAGAGGTGCTTCCAATGTattcatgaacattttttgtACTTGTTATATATTGAACTATATTTATGTGCAAGATGAAACCATTGAATGTTCATTttagtcatgtttttttttaactctataCCTACCTCTTAATTTCATGATAAGGGGATGGCAAACAATAGAACATTAAAATCATTCATTGTAATATCAGACCTGGACAAGATGTTATAAAGGAAATTCGTTTTTAGCACAATATCAAaatcatgtaggcctacaatgtaTATAGGGCAGTGTTTTCCcaactttttgtttacaaaacgaACACTTGACATATTCTAAGTATTTAAAGGAACTCATTTCTTGCTGCACAACGTAATGTACATTATTTGTTTAATATGTCTCGCTCTATCTCTCCGGCATTAGGtctaggcaaactaggcagccgcctagggccttcTATTGGTGGGGGCTTGGCACAGGTCTCAAACATAGAAATCTATGGCTCTATGATagtctatgtctactagcctagctctctCTACTATGATCGAACGTTTATTCGCGAGTATTTGGGTCTATTTGTTAGACTACATTTGTTAGAAGATCATTGATTCATCCTATTGTTGAAAAGTGGAAACATTATCTCTAGTCTGCTGATCATGGATCGTccatgaagcacattcattgccTATTTTTCggccttaattttttttgtttttctatttcatttggggccaccctattcgcttcgcctagggcctccaaaattactaaggccggccctgtttaaCATGTCTCTTAATGTCTACTTGACATTGTTCAacatgtctttctctctctctcctaatcttcctacatttttactttttttcttaaggTTATCGACACCACAGTTTCTTCATATTGCTTTATGTTCTTTGTCTTTCCTTTTGCTGAATTTTATCGCCTAAAGAACTTAAGCGGGATCTCCGAATTCAAactgtaaacaaagagcagaatACTCTGATTCACTTTTAGTGGTAAAATCACCAATATAATATTACGAAATTCAAAATGaggcaaagttttaaaaaacgtTTATTTTGACCCAAGAACAAACGACTATATATGCGAATATTATCAATACTTTATATGATCAAACAAAGTGCTGTAGAGCACTCTATATGTAAAGAGAATTCTGTATCTATTAAACTGGTAacgttatattttattttgtcagaTAGTTTAGTAATTGGAATGTatcatttaattacattttgttaAACATGCTAGGATAACAAAAGTTTCAATTGGCAATAAAATGTCTGCTCTAGGCACGCGTTCATTTCATGCTATaataaaaaacgaaaaaaataaaataaacatatttgatGACACATTAGTCACAATTACACAGTACACATGTTATCTTAAAACACGTTTCTTGACATAATTACACACagaatgtttgtttttcttgataTAATATCAaagcaaagggaaataattcaaacaaaaaagcaatcaaactatatatttaaaaaaaaaaagaagaaataagttTACTAATACACTTTTATTAGACTTTGTATAAGTATAATGTATaatcacattttaaatattgttaatgttttaatCATTTTCAAATGTTAAGAATGATAATATGCGCATGGAGT is a genomic window containing:
- the LOC106075570 gene encoding myosin light chain kinase, smooth muscle-like, translated to MNLSSLKYLTCICVLVTCAYSQNRKDKKTNNKKKNNLDWKQSSMAVGNKKLVEAYVGDTKTLDCSASGNPQPSVKWFRNGTELNRNANVQIEKFILTLKDVTLEMAGNYSCNVTQKKQVLSWTVEVTVKAKAWPLIVEGPHNITQFAGSNVSFQCKVLNDPKPSIKWQKVKRDDEDKKDVEDILVNSPNLEVLTFTNIQRADEGRYRCVIGNVWGMKTVDAYLKVLEPVVIPTMPPRSNSDKSISMNEDFFSNRNDHSYSEADDEFDSDQFFETTKGPKKNRNKDKKGHNKDKKGHKKDKKTDKKEKDKMRIFEEEEERYLATTFATTSNTITIWSFNDDLNAGDELMTSPTSDEDSSKMASTIPPKAGHASVHKGTISSWTIYTIVGAVGGVILLIGLIAITLTVCCQREEGGIYKSTPV